In Methanomicrobia archaeon, the sequence GAAATTCGAGCTTTCCAGCCGCGGAGAGCGCTCGTAACCGAATAACTCCGGTCGTCGTCTCTTCGCAAGCGCCGATGATGCCCGCAATACCGCGCTCGTGTACCCGCGCGATCGTATCCGCGCCATCATCAAGGATGATCTCGGGCCCGTGCGCCAACGCTTCGTCCAGACACGCGTAGTACTCCTGCTCATTTTCACCCCGGAAGGCGTAGACGTGGATACCGTCAGCCGCGAGCGCGGCAGCGACATCATCCTGCGTGCTGAGCGGGTTCGAGCCCGTTAACGCGATCTGCGCACCACCGTCGCGGAGCGTCAGGATGAGATTCGCCGTTTCCACCGTGACATGGAGGCAGGCGGTGATCTTCACGCCGGCAAGGGGGTGCTCCGCTTTATAACGCGCTCGTAATAACTGCAGCACCGGCATCTGCCGTCGTGCCCATTCGATCCGATTCCGACCCTCGTTCGCAAGGGTTATGTCCTTAACCACAAAATCGCGCATTAATTATACTACCCACCGGTGACTGATGAACCATGGATTTCTGATACTATAATAAAAACCCTTTTATCTTTGTAATGGCTACCCGAGTAGTGTAGTGCGTGGGTAGGAAAAGGGGAACCAGATCATGATCGTAAAAGAGATACTTGATGAAAGCGTCCTGACGCTGGCTGAGGCTAAAGAAACCCTGCAAGCTCTGCGGGCCCCCCGTGCCAGGGGCGCGGAGAAGGAAGAAGAGGGCGCGACGGAGGAGATCCGGTACGAGCGAAGGAAAGCCTCTGAGCATACCTCGAAATTCGCGAAACTGAGTGCAGAAAGTTCCCGTGCACTGGTTGATGAGTTGCGCGAGTTACCCAAGATGAAGGAGAGCATTGCGGTACGAATTGCTGATTTGGTGCCCAAGAGCCCGAACGAGGTGCGGGCGATCTACGCGAAGGAGCGCTTCACGCTCACCGAGGCGGACATCGAGAGTGTCCTGGACGCCATCGCGAAGCACGAGTGAGTATTTGATTGAGATTCTTCGTAAGCAGGAGCGCCTTTTAGGAGGAGATTAAAGGATGAGAGGCTATCCGCATGAGAAGCGGGGGAAGATGGAGAAAAGTACCGCCGGACGGCAGAAGCGGAAAGAGATATACGCACGCATCCTCGATTTCCTCCACTACGGCCATCTTGATGACGGTCGGCCGGTCTATCAGAAAAAGCCGCTGGCTCAGGCAGTGGGTGAAGAGCAGTTCGTCTTGATCGAGCTTTCTCCGAAGAAGGATAAAGTCTTTGAGCTTTATGA encodes:
- a CDS encoding RNA polymerase Rpb4 family protein codes for the protein MIVKEILDESVLTLAEAKETLQALRAPRARGAEKEEEGATEEIRYERRKASEHTSKFAKLSAESSRALVDELRELPKMKESIAVRIADLVPKSPNEVRAIYAKERFTLTEADIESVLDAIAKHE